The segment AAATGCACAGTACCCtgccctccttctcctccacaaCGACTCAAAATTTGACTTCCCCTGCCCCAAGTGCAGTTTCCACCACGGGAGGATTagagaaaagcagcaaaccCAAGAGCCCAATGACCAAAGAAACCTGTGAAGACAATAAGTCTCTCATACTGATTTGCTTCATTATCATTGCAGTTCTTGTGCTCATCTGCATCTCCCTGTTTCTGTCCACAGTCATAGTAGCCAACAAAATCTCCTATCTCAAAAGAGCCCAGCAGGGCAAACGCAGGCCCAGGAGCAATGGTGACCTCCTGGCCACCAACAGCTTATggcccacagcagcaggaacatGGCAGAGGATGCCCAAGGAGACAAGTGGAACCGAGCTGATAATGCAGGAGCTGATATCAGGGAGGGATGCTGTGAACCAAAGGAAAACTGAAGATCAAACTATTGAGAAAC is part of the Anomalospiza imberbis isolate Cuckoo-Finch-1a 21T00152 chromosome 20, ASM3175350v1, whole genome shotgun sequence genome and harbors:
- the EVI2A gene encoding protein EVI2A, with the protein product MQTKRCSNPHVAFPVMIIFSLWLQTRANHTGYPHLREEIWSPISQNLSGSQNRTEASTNSPLSLNFSNQTTTFEMHSTLPSFSSTTTQNLTSPAPSAVSTTGGLEKSSKPKSPMTKETCEDNKSLILICFIIIAVLVLICISLFLSTVIVANKISYLKRAQQGKRRPRSNGDLLATNSLWPTAAGTWQRMPKETSGTELIMQELISGRDAVNQRKTEDQTIEKLTKAADNEQESKEPSQSHKTILTNFVVEI